A window of Perognathus longimembris pacificus isolate PPM17 chromosome 6, ASM2315922v1, whole genome shotgun sequence contains these coding sequences:
- the Prl gene encoding prolactin: MESKGSPRKGTLSFLLLLVSNLLLCKNVASLPICPKGAVNCQVSLRDLFDRAVILSHYIHNLSSEMFNEFDKRYAQGRGFITKAINSCHTSSLSTPEDKEQAQQIHPQHLLNMIRSILLSWNDPLYHLVTEVRGMQEAPDTILSRAIEIEEQNKRLLEGMEKIVGQVHPGVRENEIFSEWSGLSSLQLADEDARLFAFYNLLHCLRRDSHKIDNYLKLLKCRIVYDSNC; this comes from the exons TGTCATTCCTGCTGCTGTTGGTGTCAAACTTGCTTTTGTGCAAGAATGTGGCCTCCCTGCCTATCTGTCCCAAAGGGGCTGTCAACTGCCAGGTGTCGCTCCGAGACCTGTTTGACCGGGCTGTCATCCTATCTCACTACATCCATAACCTCTCTTCAGAAATGTTCAATGAATTT GATAAACGATATGCTCAGGGCCGAGGGTTCATTACCAAGGCCATCAACAGCTGCCACACTTCTTCCCTGTCCACTCCAGAAGACAAGGAGCAAGCCCAGCAGATCCAT CCCCAACACCTTTTGAACATGATACGCAGCATACTGCTCTCCTGGAACGACCCACTCTACCACCTTGTGACTGAAGTGCGCGGGATGCAGGAAGCCCCAGACACCATCCTGTCGAGGGCCATAGAGATTGAGGAACAAAATAAGCGACTCCTAGAGGGCATGGAAAAGATTGTTGGCCAG GTTCATCCTGGAGTCAGAGAAAATGAGATCTTCTCTGAGTGGTCTGGACTCTCATCCTTGCAGTTGGCTGACGAAGATGCTCGCCTTTTTGCTTTCTATAACCTGCTCCATTGCCTACGCAGGGATTCACATAAGATTGACAATTACCTCAAGCTCCTGAAGTGCCGAATCGTCTATGACAGCAACTGCTGA